In one Aythya fuligula isolate bAytFul2 chromosome 12, bAytFul2.pri, whole genome shotgun sequence genomic region, the following are encoded:
- the TAT gene encoding tyrosine aminotransferase, protein MDSYLIQVNGPGDHAPLLDVHLKTNGNSMSLGKVKGRKPRWAVRASEMSKKTFNPVRAIVDSMKVEPNPKKAMISLSLGDPTVFGNLPTNDEVTRAVKEVLDSGRYNGYAPSVGYQSCREAVAAYYNCPEAPLEAQDVILTSGCSQAIELALAVLANPGQNILVPRPGFSLYKTLALSMGIEVKLYNLLPEKSWEIDLKHLESLVDEKTACLIVNNPSNPCGSVFSKSHLQKILAVASRQCVPILADEIYGDMVFADCKYEPIATLSTNVPILSCGGLAKRWLVPGWRMGWILIHDRRDIFGNEIRDGLLRLSQRILGPCTIVQGALERILHQTPPEFYHNTLSILKSNADLCYAALSAIPGLQPVRPAGAMYLMVEIEMEHFPEFENDVEFTERLISEQSVFCLPATCFEYPNFFRVVITVPEEMILEACSRIQEFCEMHYQGAEGAQDLECDK, encoded by the exons ATGGACTCGTACTTGATCCAAGTGAACGGCCCTGGAGATCATGCCCCTCTGCTGGATGTTCATCTCAAGACCAATGGAAACAGCATGTCACTGGGGAAGGTGAAGGGCCGGAAGCCAAGATGGGCTGTCAGGGCTTCCGAAATGTCAAAGAAGACTTTCAATCCTGTCCGAGCCATTGTAGACAGCATGAAGGTGGAGCCCAACCCAAAGAAAGCTATGATTTCCTTGTCTTTAG GAGACCCAACGGTCTTTGGAAATCTTCCCACAAATGATGAGGTCACACGGGCTGTGAAAGAGGTTTTGGACTCAGGACGTTACAATGGCTATGCTCCATCTGTTG GCTACCAGTCCTGCCGGGAAGCAGTGGCTGCATATTACAACTGTCCAGAGGCACCACTGGAGGCCCAG GACGTCATCTTAACAAGTGGCTGCAGCCAGGCGATAGAGCTTGCCTTGGCAGTGCTGGCTAACCCAGGCCAGAACATCCTGGTGCCACGGCCTGGCTTCTCCCTCTACAAGACTCTGGCACTGTCCATGGGAATTGAAGTTAAACTTTACAACCTCTTG CCAGAGAAGTCCTGGGAAATTGATTTGAAGCACTTGGAGTCCCTGGTGGATGAGAAAACAGCTTGCCTGATTGTGAACAACCCATCAAACCCCTGTGGTTCTGTGTTCAGCAAAAGCCACCTCCAGAAGATCCTGGCAG TGGCATCAAGACAGTGTGTTCCCATCCTTGCTGATGAAATCTATGGAGACATG GTGTTTGCTGACTGCAAATATGAACCCATTGCAACTCTCAGCACCAATGTGCCCATCTTGTCCTGTGGTGGCTTGGCAAAGCGATGGCTTGTCCCTGGCTGGCGGATGGGCTGGATCCTAATCCATGACAGGAGAGACATCTTCGGTAATGAG ATCAGGGATGGCCTTCTTAGACTGAGTCAGAGGATCCTAGGACCATGTACAATTGTCCAAGGAGCACTGGAGCGTATCTTGCACCAGACGCCTCCTGAGTTCTACCACAACACCCTCAGCATCCTTAAG tccAACGCTGACCTTTGTTATGCTGCCCTATCGGCTATCCCAGGCCTCCAGCCTGTACGGCCTGCTGGAGCCATGTACCTCATG GTTGAAATTGAGATGGAGCATTTCCCTGAGTTTGAAAATGACGTGGAGTTCACTGAGCGGCTCATCTCGGAGCAGTCTGTGTTCTGCCTGCCGGCCACA TGCTTTGAGTACCCAAATTTCTTCCGTGTGGTGATCACTGTACCTGAGGAGATGATCTTAGAGGCCTGCAGTCGCATCCAGGAGTTCTGCGAGATGCACTACCAGGGTGCTGAGGGGGCCCAGGATTTGGAGTGTGACAAGTAG